Proteins from one Novosphingobium pentaromativorans US6-1 genomic window:
- a CDS encoding urea amidolyase associated protein UAAP2, with product MSDKQIAGLAGRIIHDEIVPARAPWIHEVKAGQTLRIVDLEGNQAVDFLMYAVQDDTERYSAQDTLAAQRNIFLRKGAVLLSNEARPMMTITDTNVDYHDTIGGACSCESNTLRYGHHTKSHHSCVDNFLDANASAGRNKRDMVSNINFFMNVPVEADGTLGIVDGISAPGLMVDLRAEMDVVVVVSNCPQINNPCNGFNPTPVRMVVAG from the coding sequence ATGAGCGATAAGCAAATCGCCGGGCTTGCCGGTCGAATTATCCATGACGAAATCGTGCCTGCCCGCGCCCCATGGATCCATGAGGTGAAGGCCGGTCAAACCCTGCGCATCGTCGACCTTGAGGGCAACCAGGCGGTCGACTTCCTCATGTATGCGGTCCAGGACGACACAGAGCGTTACAGCGCGCAGGATACTCTAGCTGCCCAGCGCAATATCTTCCTGCGCAAGGGTGCGGTCCTGCTTTCCAATGAAGCGCGTCCGATGATGACTATCACGGATACCAATGTCGATTATCACGACACGATTGGCGGTGCCTGCTCCTGCGAGTCAAACACGCTTCGATATGGCCACCATACCAAGTCCCATCATTCCTGTGTCGACAACTTCCTCGATGCCAATGCAAGTGCGGGTCGAAACAAGCGAGACATGGTATCAAACATTAACTTCTTCATGAATGTGCCAGTAGAAGCAGATGGCACGCTCGGTATCGTTGACGGAATTTCCGCGCCCGGTCTCATGGTCGATTTGCGCGCCGAGATGGACGTAGTCGTCGTCGTTTCCAACTGCCCCCAGATCAATAACCCCTGCAACGGCTTCAACCCCACGCCCGTTCGAATGGTGGTGGCCGGGTAA
- the uca gene encoding urea carboxylase yields the protein MFAKVLIANRGAIACRIIRTLRKMGVSSVAVFSDADAGSLHVAEADEAVRIGPAPAVESYLDVDAILDAAKATGAEAIHPGYGFLSENAEFAEKCAAAGIAFVGPTPDNMRVFGLKHTARALAAAHGVPLAPGTDLLADEQEALRQAESIGYPVILKATAGGGGIGMKICHGPDDVRADFAVVARLGSGNFGDGGVFLERYVARARHIEVQVFGDGQGRVVALGERDCSLQRRNQKVLEETPAPLLPAATRAALMDCAVRLTTGAKYRSAGTVEFLYDSERDDFFFLEVNTRLQVEHGVTEQVTGVDLVEWMIRGAAGDFGFLDGFVSQPKGAAIQARLYAEDPALDYRPSSGRLIHVDFPSGPRVDGWVESGTDVSAWYDPLLAKLIVTAPTREAAVTAMQEALDGTRLAGIETNVDWLRTVVRSEPFVTGNVSTRALAEIGYTPRTIRVLSAGASTTVQDYPGRVGLWNVGVPPSGPMDALAFRLGNRLLGNAEGAAGLEMTAAGPTLEFNTAARLCLTGADFGASLDGRPLACYTPFDAKPGQVLKVGRVSGDGMRGYILVEGGIEAPDYLGSRSTFTLGEFGGHAGRAVMTGDTLHINRAEACTGKKVEALSPSDRPEIASEWTLRVLYGPHGAPDFFTTADIAMLRSAQWKVHYNSNRTGVRLVGPKPEWARRDGGEAGLHPSNIHDNAYAVGAIDFTGDMPIILGPDGPSLGGFVCPFVVAQADLWKVGQLAPGDSVRFLPVDNDMAVAAEQAQDSFIAKLSSPPPEAKLGEDEDLGSPILRAIPSQGVRPAVTYRQQGDRNLLVEYGPIVLDLELRLRVHALMLEIDKLALPGVIEVTPGIRSLQVHYDSRLLPQSALIEALSEAEERLGGLDDFEIPSRVVHLPLSWKDPAIYETINKYMASVRDDAPWCPDNIEFIRRVNGLESIEDVKRIVFDAEYLVMGLGDVYLGAPVATPVDPRHRLVTTKYNPARTWTPPNVVGIGGAYMCIYGMEGPGGYQLFGRTIQVWNSWRQTEMFREGKPWLLRFFDRIRFFPVSHSELTEWRREFPLGRRSIRIDEEVFRLSEYRAFMAENADSIAAFESRRQAAFGEERAQWERDGEFNRVAALAEESGSDEDTVTIELPAGCELVEAPFGGSLWKLLADEGSHVEAGDSIAIIEAMKMESHITTPISGIVRRIYVEERQSISPGGAILAVEVP from the coding sequence ATGTTTGCGAAGGTTCTCATAGCCAATCGGGGTGCCATTGCCTGCCGCATCATCCGTACACTTCGGAAGATGGGGGTGAGTTCTGTCGCCGTTTTCAGTGACGCCGATGCTGGATCGCTGCACGTTGCGGAGGCTGACGAGGCGGTCCGCATCGGGCCCGCGCCTGCGGTTGAAAGCTATCTTGATGTTGACGCGATCCTGGACGCAGCCAAGGCGACCGGCGCTGAAGCCATTCATCCCGGATATGGCTTTCTCTCCGAAAACGCAGAATTCGCGGAAAAGTGCGCGGCAGCTGGAATCGCCTTCGTCGGCCCCACGCCGGACAATATGCGGGTCTTTGGGCTCAAGCATACCGCGCGCGCGCTTGCGGCGGCCCACGGCGTGCCGCTTGCTCCCGGCACCGATCTTCTTGCCGATGAACAAGAGGCGCTTCGGCAGGCGGAAAGCATTGGCTATCCCGTTATCCTGAAGGCAACCGCGGGCGGCGGCGGCATCGGCATGAAGATTTGCCACGGCCCTGATGACGTGCGGGCCGACTTTGCCGTCGTTGCGCGCCTGGGCAGCGGGAATTTCGGCGATGGTGGCGTGTTCCTGGAGCGCTATGTCGCCAGGGCCCGCCACATCGAGGTGCAGGTCTTCGGAGACGGTCAAGGGCGCGTGGTAGCCTTGGGTGAGCGCGACTGCTCGCTGCAGCGCCGTAACCAGAAAGTGCTGGAAGAAACACCTGCCCCGCTCCTTCCTGCCGCAACCCGCGCGGCGCTTATGGACTGCGCGGTTCGTCTGACGACAGGCGCGAAATACCGCTCTGCTGGCACGGTCGAGTTCCTGTATGACTCGGAGCGCGACGACTTCTTCTTTCTGGAGGTGAACACCCGGCTGCAGGTCGAGCACGGGGTGACCGAGCAGGTCACGGGCGTCGATCTCGTGGAGTGGATGATACGCGGTGCGGCCGGCGATTTCGGGTTTCTGGATGGTTTCGTCAGCCAGCCGAAAGGCGCTGCCATCCAGGCGCGCTTGTACGCTGAAGATCCGGCGCTGGACTATCGCCCCAGTTCCGGCCGCTTGATCCACGTCGATTTCCCCTCCGGTCCCCGTGTAGATGGCTGGGTCGAAAGCGGTACGGATGTTTCGGCCTGGTATGATCCCCTGTTGGCCAAGCTGATTGTCACCGCTCCAACCCGGGAGGCGGCGGTCACCGCGATGCAGGAGGCGCTGGACGGCACCCGGCTCGCGGGCATTGAGACCAATGTCGACTGGCTGCGGACGGTTGTGCGATCGGAGCCGTTCGTGACCGGCAATGTGTCGACGCGAGCGCTGGCAGAGATTGGATATACCCCCCGCACAATCCGCGTACTTTCAGCGGGCGCATCTACCACCGTACAGGATTATCCCGGCCGGGTCGGCTTATGGAACGTGGGCGTTCCACCATCCGGGCCGATGGATGCTCTTGCCTTTCGTCTGGGGAATAGGTTGCTCGGCAATGCCGAGGGTGCGGCCGGGCTGGAAATGACCGCGGCAGGCCCGACGCTCGAATTTAACACGGCGGCGCGCCTGTGCCTGACGGGCGCAGATTTTGGCGCGTCGCTCGATGGCCGGCCCCTGGCTTGCTACACCCCGTTCGATGCCAAGCCGGGACAGGTCCTCAAGGTGGGACGTGTCAGCGGCGATGGTATGCGCGGCTATATCCTCGTCGAGGGTGGCATAGAAGCGCCCGATTATCTGGGCAGTCGCAGCACCTTCACTCTGGGGGAGTTCGGCGGGCACGCAGGCCGAGCTGTGATGACCGGCGATACACTTCATATAAACCGGGCGGAGGCGTGCACGGGTAAGAAGGTGGAAGCCCTATCGCCGTCGGATCGACCCGAGATTGCTTCTGAATGGACGCTCCGCGTGCTTTACGGCCCGCATGGCGCGCCCGACTTCTTCACTACCGCCGATATCGCAATGCTTCGCAGCGCACAGTGGAAGGTGCACTACAACTCCAATCGTACCGGAGTCCGTCTGGTCGGCCCCAAGCCTGAATGGGCACGGCGGGACGGCGGCGAGGCGGGATTGCACCCCTCCAACATCCATGACAACGCCTATGCTGTCGGGGCGATCGACTTCACCGGCGATATGCCGATCATCCTTGGTCCCGACGGTCCCTCGCTCGGAGGATTCGTATGCCCCTTCGTGGTGGCGCAGGCAGATCTCTGGAAGGTTGGCCAGCTTGCGCCCGGCGACAGCGTGCGCTTCCTGCCTGTCGATAACGATATGGCTGTCGCCGCTGAGCAGGCGCAGGACAGCTTCATCGCCAAGCTCTCCAGTCCGCCACCGGAGGCGAAGCTGGGGGAGGACGAAGACCTCGGCTCACCGATCCTGCGCGCGATTCCCAGCCAGGGTGTCCGCCCGGCGGTCACATATCGTCAGCAGGGTGACCGTAATCTGCTGGTCGAATATGGTCCGATCGTTCTCGATCTTGAGCTGCGCCTGCGTGTCCACGCACTGATGCTTGAAATCGACAAGCTGGCCTTGCCCGGCGTCATCGAGGTAACGCCCGGCATCCGTTCGCTTCAGGTGCATTACGACAGTCGGCTCCTGCCGCAGTCGGCGTTGATCGAAGCGCTGTCTGAGGCCGAAGAGCGGCTGGGCGGCCTGGACGATTTCGAGATTCCCTCGCGCGTTGTGCACCTGCCGTTGTCTTGGAAAGATCCGGCGATCTACGAGACGATCAACAAATATATGGCTTCGGTGCGCGATGATGCGCCATGGTGCCCGGACAATATCGAGTTCATTCGCCGTGTTAACGGTCTCGAGAGCATCGAGGACGTTAAACGCATTGTGTTCGATGCCGAATATCTCGTTATGGGACTCGGTGACGTCTATCTGGGCGCTCCGGTAGCGACACCGGTAGATCCCAGGCACCGGCTCGTTACCACTAAATACAATCCGGCCCGCACGTGGACCCCGCCAAATGTCGTCGGCATCGGCGGCGCATATATGTGTATCTACGGGATGGAGGGGCCGGGCGGTTATCAGCTTTTCGGTCGAACCATCCAGGTGTGGAACAGCTGGCGACAGACCGAGATGTTCCGCGAAGGCAAGCCCTGGTTGCTGCGCTTCTTCGACCGCATTCGCTTCTTCCCGGTGAGCCATTCGGAATTGACCGAATGGAGACGGGAATTCCCGCTTGGCCGCCGTTCCATCCGGATTGACGAGGAGGTGTTCCGTCTTTCTGAATATCGGGCCTTCATGGCGGAAAATGCCGACAGCATAGCGGCATTCGAGAGCCGCAGGCAGGCAGCGTTTGGCGAAGAACGGGCGCAGTGGGAGCGGGATGGTGAATTCAACCGCGTCGCTGCCTTGGCTGAAGAGTCCGGCAGCGACGAGGACACCGTCACCATCGAGTTGCCGGCCGGTTGTGAGCTGGTCGAGGCGCCTTTTGGCGGCAGTCTCTGGAAGTTGCTCGCAGACGAGGGATCACACGTCGAGGCAGGGGATTCGATCGCAATCATCGAGGCAATGAAGATGGAGTCCCATATAACGACTCCGATCAGCGGCATAGTGCGGCGCATCTACGTCGAGGAGCGGCAGTCGATCAGCCCAGGCGGCGCCATTCTTGCGGTTGAGGTGCCATGA
- a CDS encoding TonB-dependent receptor, translating to MRNTTLKFRLLLTVAFAGLPTVAIAQASPVPGQSSADSEQVFGEGDIVVTANRREQSLRDVPLAISAFSQESLDQRQIRGVGDLSKITPGLTFAPGYGDTTQISIRGISSIVGAGTTGIYIDDTPLQVRALGAGTVSTNAYPALFDLARVEVLRGPQGTLFGAGSEGGTVRFITPEPGLSSYSVYSRAEVATTKNGDPSFEGGAAVGGPIIADRLGFRVSADYRRDGGWIDRVDRDTGAVLDNNANSVGTLGLRGALKAVVTDRLIVTPSIYYQRTSARDTNMYWRHLSDPSATDFNNGKALRQPTLDKYTLYSFAASYDLDSVLVISNTSYFDRVATKNQDFTEDVPYLLGEDWRAGYDNNALSDVSLKNSQKTFTQEFRLQSQGTGKLKWVAGLFYQSAKQTADQFVPEPNGDALFNALFGADVEGVLGLPLLQPGDLIYYGLDKSKDQQIAAFGQVDYKLTDKLSVTAGIRLAKTKFSSSNEQGGPFNGGMTTAAAKQSEKPVTPKFGLEYKPNADLLLYASAAKGYRIGGGNNPVPATTCQSDLNSLGLTAAPGSYGSDSVWSYEVGAKGSLADRLIRFETSAYYIDWTNIQSSVSLSCGFSFVANLGTAVSKGADAHITLAPATGLTLDVSAGYTDAHFTKDVQGAAGSSRPLVTKGDVLPVPEWTVSLALDYEHPISSGGASAYGHAEYNYNAGYDLSTPFTYSVDPDNNLVDSNNIVNFRAGIRAGSFDISAFVNNLTNSHPRTSISRPGQQDLFFETTIRPRTIGMNLTYRY from the coding sequence ATGAGGAATACGACACTGAAATTTCGGTTACTTTTAACCGTCGCTTTTGCCGGATTGCCGACCGTTGCGATCGCTCAGGCCTCACCAGTGCCCGGCCAGTCGAGTGCGGATTCTGAACAAGTGTTCGGTGAAGGGGATATCGTCGTAACAGCGAACCGACGCGAACAATCCCTCCGCGATGTTCCGCTCGCAATTTCGGCCTTCAGTCAGGAAAGTCTGGATCAGCGCCAAATTCGAGGTGTCGGGGACCTGTCGAAGATTACGCCTGGGCTGACTTTCGCACCTGGTTATGGCGACACCACCCAGATTTCGATTCGCGGAATCTCGTCCATCGTGGGTGCCGGTACTACCGGCATCTACATTGATGATACGCCTTTGCAGGTGCGTGCACTCGGTGCCGGCACTGTATCGACGAACGCCTATCCGGCTCTGTTCGACTTGGCTCGTGTCGAGGTGTTGCGCGGACCCCAGGGTACGTTGTTCGGCGCCGGGTCCGAAGGCGGGACAGTTCGCTTTATCACTCCCGAGCCGGGTCTGTCCTCGTATAGCGTCTACAGCCGGGCGGAAGTAGCGACGACCAAGAACGGGGATCCGAGTTTCGAAGGCGGCGCTGCGGTTGGTGGTCCGATCATCGCGGACCGCCTCGGCTTCAGGGTAAGCGCGGATTATCGACGGGACGGCGGCTGGATCGATCGGGTCGACCGCGATACAGGCGCAGTGCTGGATAATAACGCAAATAGCGTCGGAACCCTTGGCTTGCGGGGCGCACTCAAGGCCGTAGTGACGGACAGGCTGATCGTAACGCCTTCGATCTACTACCAGCGGACGAGCGCGCGAGACACCAACATGTACTGGCGACATTTGTCTGATCCGTCAGCCACCGACTTTAACAATGGCAAGGCGCTTCGTCAGCCGACCCTGGACAAATATACACTGTACAGCTTTGCTGCTTCTTACGACCTTGATAGCGTATTGGTAATATCGAACACATCGTATTTTGACAGGGTCGCGACGAAGAATCAGGATTTTACTGAAGATGTTCCCTACCTCCTCGGTGAAGACTGGCGGGCAGGCTATGATAACAATGCGCTATCCGATGTGTCGTTGAAAAATAGCCAGAAGACCTTTACGCAGGAGTTTCGTCTACAGTCACAGGGAACCGGAAAGCTCAAATGGGTCGCGGGCCTGTTTTATCAAAGCGCGAAGCAGACCGCGGATCAATTTGTGCCAGAGCCCAACGGGGACGCCTTGTTCAACGCGCTCTTTGGCGCCGACGTTGAAGGCGTTCTCGGTTTGCCGCTCTTGCAGCCGGGCGATCTGATCTATTACGGGCTCGACAAATCCAAGGACCAGCAGATCGCGGCATTCGGCCAGGTGGACTACAAGTTGACGGACAAGCTTTCTGTCACTGCTGGCATCCGTCTGGCAAAGACGAAGTTCTCTTCCTCGAACGAGCAAGGCGGTCCCTTCAACGGGGGCATGACCACGGCCGCGGCGAAACAGTCAGAGAAGCCCGTGACGCCCAAATTCGGGCTGGAATACAAGCCGAATGCCGATCTTCTCCTGTATGCTTCCGCGGCGAAGGGGTACAGGATCGGAGGGGGTAACAATCCCGTGCCGGCCACGACTTGCCAGAGCGACCTGAATTCCCTGGGCTTGACCGCCGCTCCCGGCTCGTATGGCTCCGATAGCGTCTGGAGCTATGAAGTTGGCGCCAAGGGCAGCCTTGCGGATCGCTTGATACGCTTTGAAACCAGTGCGTACTACATCGACTGGACGAACATTCAGTCTTCAGTCTCTCTCTCTTGTGGTTTTTCGTTCGTCGCCAACCTGGGGACAGCGGTCAGCAAGGGGGCGGATGCGCACATCACCCTTGCGCCAGCCACGGGACTCACGCTGGATGTCAGCGCTGGATATACAGACGCGCACTTTACCAAGGACGTACAGGGCGCAGCCGGCAGCAGTCGTCCGCTTGTGACGAAGGGCGATGTTCTTCCGGTGCCGGAGTGGACGGTATCTCTCGCACTCGACTACGAACATCCGATTTCATCAGGCGGCGCCTCAGCTTACGGCCATGCGGAGTATAATTACAATGCAGGTTACGATTTGAGTACTCCGTTCACCTATTCGGTAGATCCGGATAACAATCTCGTCGATTCAAACAATATTGTTAATTTTAGAGCTGGAATTAGAGCTGGTAGTTTCGATATTTCGGCATTTGTTAACAACCTGACGAACTCTCATCCTAGGACCTCTATTAGTCGCCCAGGGCAGCAAGATCTGTTTTTCGAAACTACGATACGCCCTCGTACTATAGGTATGAATCTAACCTACCGATACTGA
- the atzF gene encoding allophanate hydrolase — translation MMDSRPDANAIAAAVSAGKVTAVTVARQALARIADYDPVQPAIWITRCSEEDVLAAAARVDARVAAGEALPLAGVPFAIKDNIDLADVLTTAGCPRFAYTPQRSATVVERLIAAGAIPMGKTNLDQFATGLNGTRSPFGAPVCVFNRAYVSGGSSSGSSVAVAAGLVAFALGTDTAGSGRVPAAFNGLVGMKPTKGRWSTAGLVPACRSLDCITVFSRTIDDSRLIDRIVAGEDPADGFSRALVDRSAGVRRIGVPLPEQRVFLGDAASEHLYTQSLEALARTGAELVEVDIDPLNEAALLLYNGPWVAERAAAAGSFLIDHADAIDPTVRLILEQGLTVSGIDVFRGQYRLAELSRIANIMWQQVDALALPTAPTIYRTAEMLAEPIALNSNLGLYTNFVNLLDMAALALPAGYRDNRTGFGISLIGPAWTDNALMDLGAAYLEAAALPHPPSLDLGERMETVKLAVVGAHLEGMPLHWQLTSRNARAIEATTTAPTYRLFAMADSVPPKPALAYSADGAAIAVEVYELDVAAFGSFVAEVPPPLAIGSVILADGSSVKGFVAEPRAIVGARDITGFGGWRAYVAAGATIDPVPGRTACADE, via the coding sequence ATGATGGATAGTCGGCCCGACGCGAACGCGATCGCAGCGGCGGTGAGCGCCGGCAAGGTTACCGCAGTCACCGTGGCCCGTCAGGCTCTGGCGCGGATTGCCGACTATGACCCGGTACAGCCGGCAATCTGGATCACGCGGTGCAGCGAGGAAGACGTACTCGCTGCCGCTGCCCGCGTGGATGCACGCGTTGCTGCAGGGGAGGCGCTTCCGCTTGCCGGAGTTCCATTCGCGATCAAGGACAACATCGACCTGGCCGATGTGCTGACGACGGCAGGTTGCCCCAGGTTCGCTTACACCCCGCAGCGCTCTGCCACGGTGGTCGAGCGTCTCATTGCCGCGGGAGCGATTCCCATGGGCAAGACGAATCTTGACCAGTTCGCCACTGGGCTCAATGGTACGCGCAGCCCGTTCGGCGCCCCTGTCTGTGTATTCAACCGCGCCTATGTGAGCGGCGGCTCCAGTTCCGGCTCTTCGGTCGCAGTGGCGGCGGGTCTGGTGGCCTTTGCTCTCGGGACCGACACGGCAGGCTCGGGAAGAGTGCCGGCCGCGTTCAACGGCCTCGTCGGCATGAAGCCTACCAAGGGGCGCTGGAGCACGGCCGGGCTCGTTCCCGCATGCCGATCGCTCGACTGCATAACCGTATTTTCCCGCACGATCGACGATTCCCGATTAATCGACCGCATCGTTGCGGGTGAGGACCCCGCAGATGGATTTTCACGGGCGCTGGTCGATCGTTCCGCAGGCGTCCGCAGGATCGGCGTGCCTTTACCCGAGCAGCGTGTCTTTCTCGGAGATGCGGCGTCCGAACATCTCTACACCCAGTCACTGGAAGCGCTCGCCCGAACAGGTGCGGAGCTCGTCGAAGTCGACATCGATCCCCTCAATGAGGCAGCGCTTCTGCTTTATAACGGGCCTTGGGTCGCCGAGCGCGCGGCTGCAGCAGGCTCATTCCTCATCGACCATGCAGATGCAATCGATCCGACGGTCCGGCTTATTCTCGAGCAGGGGCTGACGGTCAGCGGCATAGATGTTTTTCGTGGACAGTATCGCCTTGCCGAGCTCTCCCGAATTGCAAATATCATGTGGCAGCAGGTGGATGCGCTTGCATTGCCCACCGCACCGACGATCTACAGGACGGCCGAGATGCTGGCTGAGCCTATAGCTCTGAACAGCAACCTTGGCCTTTATACCAATTTCGTGAACCTGCTCGACATGGCCGCCTTGGCCCTCCCGGCGGGTTACCGGGATAATCGCACCGGTTTTGGCATATCGCTCATCGGGCCGGCCTGGACCGACAACGCACTGATGGACCTGGGCGCTGCCTATCTGGAGGCCGCCGCGCTTCCACACCCGCCGTCACTTGATTTGGGGGAGCGAATGGAGACCGTGAAACTCGCCGTCGTGGGAGCGCATCTGGAAGGCATGCCGCTTCATTGGCAACTTACATCCCGCAACGCTCGTGCGATCGAAGCCACAACGACAGCGCCGACTTATCGCCTCTTTGCGATGGCTGACAGTGTGCCGCCCAAACCTGCGCTGGCGTATTCCGCAGACGGAGCCGCTATCGCGGTGGAGGTGTACGAATTGGATGTCGCCGCTTTTGGCAGCTTTGTCGCCGAGGTTCCTCCTCCCCTTGCAATCGGCTCTGTCATTCTCGCGGATGGGAGCAGCGTGAAGGGCTTTGTCGCAGAACCGCGGGCTATTGTCGGCGCGCGCGACATCACCGGATTTGGCGGCTGGCGGGCCTATGTGGCTGCAGGCGCAACGATTGATCCTGTACCTGGTCGAACGGCCTGCGCCGATGAATGA
- a CDS encoding urea amidolyase associated protein UAAP1: protein MTSATDNVHAARDHARIMAGTKVEAMPIVPASASDVDGDVLWEETVEAGGYTSRRLGRGSRLRLVDLHGDSCASMLIFNAECPTERLNVADTLKVQWTAYLGTGKLLLSDMGRVMMSILEDEAGTHDAFCGASNESSNARLYGDGKNYGSHSNARDRFKLAVSKYGLGRKDIHPCINWFKGVEIAENGSIEPNTGPFQAGRSVVLRAEMDLIVIFANCPHVLDSRADYSVTPLRLTAWRGDVTPDDDPIRNATPEGLRAYLNTEDYFRR from the coding sequence ATGACCAGCGCTACGGACAATGTTCACGCCGCGCGTGACCATGCGCGGATTATGGCTGGCACGAAGGTCGAAGCCATGCCGATCGTACCCGCCAGCGCAAGCGATGTGGATGGCGACGTGTTGTGGGAAGAGACGGTTGAAGCCGGAGGCTATACCTCTCGCCGACTTGGCCGCGGATCCAGGCTCAGGCTTGTCGATCTGCACGGAGATTCCTGCGCATCGATGCTTATTTTCAATGCCGAATGTCCCACCGAGCGCTTGAACGTGGCGGATACTCTGAAGGTGCAATGGACCGCCTATCTAGGCACGGGCAAACTTCTCCTGTCCGATATGGGCCGTGTGATGATGAGTATCCTGGAGGATGAAGCAGGAACTCACGACGCCTTTTGCGGCGCGTCCAACGAGAGCTCGAACGCCCGCCTCTACGGAGACGGCAAGAACTATGGCAGTCACTCCAATGCGCGTGATCGTTTCAAGCTTGCCGTCAGCAAGTACGGTTTGGGGCGCAAGGACATTCACCCTTGTATCAATTGGTTCAAGGGCGTCGAGATTGCCGAGAATGGTTCGATCGAGCCCAATACCGGTCCGTTCCAGGCCGGGCGCTCGGTTGTGCTAAGGGCCGAGATGGATCTGATCGTCATTTTCGCGAACTGTCCTCACGTGCTCGATTCACGTGCTGATTACAGCGTTACGCCGCTGCGGTTAACAGCCTGGCGGGGCGATGTGACACCGGACGATGACCCCATACGCAATGCGACGCCCGAAGGGCTGCGCGCCTATCTCAATACCGAAGACTATTTTCGGCGCTGA
- a CDS encoding long-chain-fatty-acid--CoA ligase: protein MNGLMQNWPLTLDKILDHASNWHGDAEIVARKTDRSIERTNYRSVHRRAKMLSNALREMGVRQGDRVATLAWNTPLHLETWFGTMGIGAICHTLNPRHSIDQLSYIIDHAGDKIIFVDPQFLPILDANRERFPSVEKLVLMCNSAEIGGDMRGAICFEDILAHQADDCVWGGFDENTASSLCYTSGTSGKPKGVLYSHRSNFLHSLVTMSPDVMNLSSRDVVLPIVPMFHANAWGLAFSCPAVGAKIVMPGPHLDGASVYELLEAEGVTFSAAVPTVWQMLLSHLQESGKKLSTLKRVVIGGAAVPDAMIRTFQDEYGVDVMHAWGMTEVSPLGTLSSPKGQLGEMSSEQQMRYKVKQGRAPVCFDMKIVDDTGKRLPHDGTTCGRLMVKGPYVASDYFGAGQEDLLDGEGFFDTGDIATIDADGFMQITDRAKDVIKSGGEWISSVEIENVAAGHPKAASAAVIGVPHPKWNERPILIVKLKSAGAGTKEEFLQFLQGRVPKWWLPDDVIFVEDIPLGSTGKIDKNLLREQILSRRP, encoded by the coding sequence GTGAACGGACTAATGCAGAACTGGCCGCTGACGCTGGACAAAATTCTCGATCACGCGAGCAACTGGCACGGCGATGCGGAGATAGTCGCGAGAAAGACTGACAGGTCGATTGAGCGTACAAACTACCGTTCGGTGCATCGCCGGGCCAAGATGCTTTCAAACGCCCTGCGGGAAATGGGCGTACGCCAGGGGGACCGGGTGGCAACTCTGGCCTGGAATACGCCGCTACATCTGGAGACCTGGTTCGGAACGATGGGCATCGGTGCGATTTGCCACACCCTGAATCCACGGCACTCGATCGATCAGCTCAGCTACATAATCGATCACGCCGGCGACAAGATCATTTTCGTCGATCCGCAGTTCCTTCCTATCCTGGATGCGAACCGGGAACGTTTCCCGTCAGTGGAGAAACTTGTCCTCATGTGTAATTCCGCGGAAATAGGCGGAGACATGCGCGGAGCGATTTGCTTCGAGGATATTCTGGCTCATCAGGCAGACGATTGTGTTTGGGGAGGCTTCGACGAAAATACAGCGAGCAGCCTGTGCTACACATCCGGTACTTCCGGAAAGCCGAAGGGAGTGCTCTATTCTCACCGATCAAACTTCCTTCATTCCCTTGTGACGATGTCCCCGGACGTCATGAACCTGTCTTCACGGGATGTTGTCCTGCCGATCGTTCCAATGTTTCATGCAAATGCATGGGGGCTAGCCTTTTCCTGCCCTGCGGTTGGCGCGAAGATCGTCATGCCGGGGCCGCACCTGGATGGCGCTTCGGTGTATGAACTGCTGGAGGCCGAAGGTGTGACCTTCTCCGCGGCTGTCCCGACCGTGTGGCAAATGCTCTTGTCCCATCTGCAGGAAAGCGGAAAGAAGCTCTCCACCCTGAAGCGGGTCGTCATCGGCGGTGCGGCGGTTCCGGATGCGATGATCCGCACCTTTCAGGACGAATATGGCGTGGACGTCATGCACGCATGGGGAATGACCGAGGTTTCGCCTCTCGGAACGCTGTCTTCTCCCAAAGGACAGTTAGGCGAAATGTCCAGCGAGCAGCAAATGCGTTACAAAGTCAAACAGGGCCGGGCCCCTGTGTGTTTCGACATGAAAATTGTTGACGACACGGGCAAGCGCCTGCCCCACGACGGCACCACATGTGGGCGGCTGATGGTCAAAGGGCCCTATGTGGCGAGTGATTATTTCGGCGCAGGTCAGGAAGACCTGCTCGATGGCGAAGGCTTTTTCGATACCGGCGATATCGCGACGATCGATGCGGATGGCTTCATGCAGATCACCGACCGCGCGAAGGATGTCATAAAATCCGGCGGTGAATGGATAAGCTCGGTCGAGATTGAGAACGTTGCCGCAGGACATCCCAAGGCCGCATCGGCTGCGGTGATCGGTGTCCCTCATCCGAAGTGGAACGAGCGGCCCATCCTGATTGTGAAGCTGAAGAGTGCAGGGGCAGGCACCAAGGAGGAGTTTCTGCAATTTCTGCAGGGCAGGGTGCCGAAATGGTGGCTTCCGGATGATGTGATATTTGTGGAGGACATACCCCTCGGGTCCACGGGGAAGATCGACAAGAATCTTCTGCGTGAGCAAATTCTCTCTCGGCGGCCATAG